One Desulfitibacter sp. BRH_c19 genomic region harbors:
- a CDS encoding nitrate reductase gamma subunit: MLLVIFIYISLFAFVFISISKALKFSKMPMHGRWELYPVPKEKGRGEYGGSYYEDVKWFEKPREISHMGELKEMLKEMLFIKNLYVNQKPLWWLSYALHLGIYLLLLWTAMLFVGAITELSGNAVTSVAQGWAGFVYFMTLVSGNAGAVLLALGSGGLFLRRLLMDSMKKYTTPQDYFNLVFIFVVVLTGIFVSVADPGFQYGRDVFKGLLTFSAIEAGGMLTLHIILLGLLLIYIPQTKMSHYVAKYFTFHKVLWENDPNLPGSEIEKKVKEASAFKPTKEGWSAPHIQPGKSVSKEQ; this comes from the coding sequence TTGTTACTAGTAATATTTATTTACATTTCCTTATTTGCTTTTGTATTTATTTCTATTTCTAAAGCATTAAAGTTTTCTAAGATGCCTATGCATGGCAGATGGGAGTTGTACCCTGTACCAAAGGAAAAGGGTAGAGGAGAATACGGTGGGTCATATTATGAAGATGTAAAATGGTTTGAAAAACCACGTGAGATTTCCCACATGGGAGAACTGAAGGAAATGTTAAAAGAGATGCTGTTTATAAAGAATCTTTATGTTAATCAAAAACCATTATGGTGGCTTTCATATGCTTTGCATTTAGGTATTTACCTACTACTATTATGGACAGCAATGTTATTTGTAGGTGCAATAACAGAGTTATCAGGTAATGCAGTTACAAGTGTTGCACAAGGATGGGCTGGTTTTGTTTATTTTATGACATTAGTATCAGGTAATGCAGGTGCAGTTTTATTAGCTTTAGGATCGGGTGGGTTATTTTTAAGAAGACTTTTAATGGATTCCATGAAAAAATATACAACTCCCCAAGATTACTTTAATTTAGTTTTTATTTTTGTAGTAGTATTAACAGGAATTTTTGTTTCTGTTGCCGATCCGGGTTTTCAATATGGTAGAGATGTTTTTAAAGGACTTTTAACCTTTAGTGCCATTGAAGCTGGAGGTATGTTAACTCTCCACATTATATTGCTAGGACTCTTGTTGATATATATACCTCAAACTAAAATGAGTCATTATGTTGCAAAGTATTTTACTTTCCATAAAGTATTGTGGGAAAATGATCCCAATTTACCAGGTAGTGAAATTGAGAAGAAAGTTAAGGAAGCTTCAGCTTTTAAGCCTACTAAAGAAGGTTGGTCTGCTCCACACATACAACCGGGAAAGTCAGTAAGTAAAGAACAATAG
- a CDS encoding S-adenosylmethionine synthetase (catalyzes the formation of S-adenosylmethionine from methionine and ATP; methionine adenosyltransferase) has product MIRKLFTSESVTEGHPDKIADQVSDSILDAILSEDENARVACETTVTTGLVLVSGEITTRCYVDIPKIVRQTIREIGYTRAKFGFDADTCAVLTAIDEQSPDIALGVNKALEAKKGEMSEEEIEATGAGDQGMMFGYACDETPELMPLPIALAHKLTKRLSEVRKQRILPYLRPDGKSQVTVEYEDDKPVRVDTVVIVSQHRPDIEQEVIHKDILKCVIKEVIPSELLDDKTKYFINPTGRFVVGGPQGDAGLTGRKIIVDTYGGMSRHGGGAFSGKDSTKVDRSAAYAARYVAKNIVAAGLASRCELQLAYAIGVAHPVSIMVETFGTGKIPDAKIVELVNNNFDLRPAAIIRDLDLRKPIFRNLAAFGHMGRVDLDVNWERTDKADILKKEAGI; this is encoded by the coding sequence ATGATTAGAAAATTATTTACTTCGGAATCAGTAACTGAGGGCCATCCTGATAAAATAGCCGATCAGGTCTCTGACAGTATATTAGATGCAATACTATCAGAAGATGAAAATGCAAGGGTTGCCTGTGAAACTACTGTTACCACGGGCTTAGTTTTGGTATCCGGTGAGATAACAACAAGGTGCTACGTTGATATTCCCAAAATTGTTAGACAAACAATCAGAGAAATAGGTTATACACGTGCTAAATTTGGTTTTGATGCTGACACTTGTGCAGTTTTAACAGCAATTGATGAACAGTCACCAGACATAGCGTTAGGCGTAAACAAGGCTCTAGAAGCAAAAAAAGGAGAAATGTCAGAAGAAGAAATAGAGGCAACAGGAGCTGGAGATCAGGGAATGATGTTTGGATATGCTTGTGATGAAACTCCAGAACTTATGCCATTGCCTATAGCATTGGCACATAAGCTTACTAAAAGATTATCAGAGGTAAGAAAACAGAGAATTTTACCCTATCTTCGTCCAGATGGGAAATCGCAGGTTACAGTAGAGTATGAAGATGATAAGCCAGTTAGAGTAGATACAGTTGTCATTGTAAGTCAGCATAGACCTGATATAGAACAAGAAGTTATTCATAAGGATATTCTCAAATGCGTCATAAAAGAAGTTATTCCATCAGAATTATTAGATGATAAGACAAAATACTTTATCAATCCAACTGGTAGGTTTGTTGTTGGTGGACCTCAGGGTGATGCTGGTCTTACAGGAAGAAAAATAATTGTAGATACTTACGGCGGAATGTCTAGGCATGGAGGCGGAGCTTTTTCAGGCAAGGATTCCACAAAGGTTGACAGATCAGCTGCCTATGCAGCCCGTTATGTAGCTAAAAATATTGTAGCAGCAGGGTTGGCTAGTCGCTGTGAGCTTCAACTTGCATATGCCATTGGTGTTGCTCACCCAGTATCCATTATGGTAGAAACCTTTGGTACCGGGAAAATTCCAGATGCAAAGATTGTTGAATTAGTAAATAATAACTTTGATTTAAGACCAGCCGCTATAATCCGTGATTTGGATTTGAGGAAACCCATATTCCGAAACTTAGCAGCTTTTGGCCATATGGGTAGAGTAGATTTGGACGTAAATTGGGAAAGAACAGATAAGGCTGATATATTAAAAAAGGAAGCCGGAATATAA
- a CDS encoding guanylate kinase, which translates to MSISGLLIVISGPSGAGKGTLCNLIKKEFPSIYYSTSATTRSPRQGERHGVDYLFMPKEEFLNLKENNGLLEWAEVYGNFYGTPRSLVEENIAAGKDVILEIDIQGALHIKKQYPEGVFIFIVPPSIGELKRRIESRGQNSPEDISRRLKSVHTELAYVSEYDYVIVNDKIETAIAKLKSIINAEKCRPQRRKINFD; encoded by the coding sequence GTGAGTATATCAGGTTTATTAATTGTTATTTCTGGTCCATCAGGTGCTGGCAAAGGGACATTATGTAATTTAATAAAGAAGGAATTTCCTAGTATTTATTATTCAACATCGGCCACCACGAGAAGTCCGAGACAAGGGGAGAGGCATGGGGTTGATTACTTGTTTATGCCTAAAGAAGAGTTTTTAAATTTGAAAGAAAATAATGGTCTTCTTGAATGGGCTGAGGTCTATGGGAATTTTTATGGAACCCCTAGGAGTCTGGTGGAAGAGAATATTGCAGCTGGAAAAGATGTTATATTAGAAATCGATATTCAAGGGGCATTACACATTAAAAAACAATATCCTGAAGGAGTCTTTATTTTTATTGTGCCTCCATCCATTGGAGAATTGAAAAGAAGAATTGAAAGTAGGGGACAGAACTCGCCTGAGGATATTTCAAGACGATTGAAAAGTGTTCATACTGAATTGGCTTACGTATCAGAATATGATTACGTAATTGTTAATGACAAAATAGAAACCGCTATCGCAAAACTAAAATCAATAATAAATGCAGAAAAGTGTAGACCACAAAGACGTAAAATTAATTTTGATTAA